In Salmo salar chromosome ssa03, Ssal_v3.1, whole genome shotgun sequence, a single genomic region encodes these proteins:
- the LOC106606447 gene encoding centromere protein X: MSESSAEITFKKETVSKLLSSFFKEEKTKVGADAVLLMAEMLHVFVQEAAQRTIKQAEAEDCDRIDIEHFEKILPQLLLDF; the protein is encoded by the exons ATGTCGGAAAGCAGCGCGGAAATCACATTCAAAAAG gaGACGGTAAGCAAACTCCTGTCAAGCTTCTTCAAGGAGGAGAAAACTAAAG TCGGTGCCGATGCTGTCCTCCTTATGGCAGAGATGCTACATGTGTTTGTTCAAG AAGCTGCGCAAAGAACGATAAAACAGGCTGAGGCAGAGGACTGTGACAGAATTGACATAGAACACTTTGAGAAGATCCTGCCTCAACTG CTGTTGGATTTCTAG